One Methylosarcina fibrata AML-C10 DNA segment encodes these proteins:
- a CDS encoding PilN domain-containing protein, giving the protein MARINLLPWREELRKQKKQDFLMSIALSVLGTIGILLAVHMYIEGLKEYQEKRNKRLEDEIALLDKKITEIKTIEEKKNKLLAKINVIQKLQESRPEVVHLFDEIPKTAPEGIFLTKFIQQGANLTFEGKTESNARVSAFMRAIDASSWLKFPKINVIQSQEKTNSEQLSDFTLIAQQGKHTAGGKP; this is encoded by the coding sequence ATGGCGAGAATCAACTTACTTCCCTGGCGAGAAGAGCTGCGCAAACAGAAGAAACAGGATTTTCTCATGTCGATTGCCTTGTCGGTATTAGGGACAATCGGCATTCTGTTGGCCGTTCACATGTACATCGAAGGTCTGAAGGAATATCAGGAAAAAAGAAACAAGCGGCTGGAGGATGAAATCGCTTTGCTGGATAAAAAAATTACAGAGATTAAAACCATAGAAGAAAAGAAAAACAAACTGCTGGCAAAAATCAACGTCATTCAAAAATTGCAGGAAAGCCGGCCAGAGGTTGTGCATTTATTTGATGAAATCCCCAAAACCGCGCCGGAAGGCATTTTTCTGACCAAATTCATTCAGCAAGGGGCCAATCTCACCTTCGAAGGCAAAACCGAATCCAATGCGCGGGTTTCGGCTTTCATGCGAGCCATCGATGCGTCTTCATGGCTGAAATTTCCCAAGATCAACGTCATCCAGTCACAAGAAAAAACCAATTCCGAACAGTTAA
- a CDS encoding pilus assembly protein PilM — protein MSWFNQKQNAVLGVDISTAAVKLLELSRVGARYRVESYAVAPLPKDAVIDKHIANVNVIADAIKSAVKQSGTKLKQAAVAVSGSAVMTKIITMPASLSEDEMEEQIMVEADQYVPYSLDEVNFDFEVQRPNENNPDMVDVLLAASRKENVDDRVETLLKAGLKAKIVDVEAFAMENAFSLLADQFTDASEGQTVAIADIGASMATLNVLHGSKTVYTREQGFGGKQLTEEIQRRYGLSYEEAGLAKRQGGLPDNYAVDVLEPFKRAMVQQIARSLQFFVSSSANRGIDSLILAGGCASIPGIDKLAEQSLGVPAYIANPFINMALSSKVKPQALSNDAPAMMIACGLALRSFE, from the coding sequence ATGAGCTGGTTTAATCAAAAACAGAATGCTGTTCTGGGCGTCGACATCAGTACAGCGGCTGTAAAGTTACTGGAATTAAGTCGAGTAGGGGCACGCTACCGGGTGGAAAGCTATGCCGTAGCTCCTTTACCGAAAGACGCCGTCATCGATAAACATATCGCCAACGTCAACGTCATAGCCGATGCAATCAAATCAGCCGTTAAACAATCCGGGACCAAACTGAAACAGGCGGCCGTGGCGGTTTCGGGATCCGCCGTGATGACCAAAATCATCACCATGCCGGCATCGTTAAGTGAAGACGAAATGGAAGAACAGATCATGGTGGAAGCGGACCAGTATGTACCGTATTCGCTGGATGAAGTCAATTTCGATTTTGAGGTGCAAAGGCCCAATGAAAACAATCCCGACATGGTCGACGTGTTGCTGGCCGCTTCCAGAAAGGAAAATGTCGACGACCGCGTCGAGACCTTGCTCAAGGCCGGACTAAAAGCAAAGATTGTCGATGTGGAAGCATTCGCCATGGAAAATGCCTTTTCGTTGCTGGCCGATCAGTTTACCGATGCCAGCGAAGGCCAAACAGTGGCGATAGCCGATATCGGGGCATCCATGGCCACTTTAAACGTATTGCACGGCTCGAAAACCGTTTATACGAGAGAGCAAGGATTCGGCGGAAAACAATTAACCGAAGAAATCCAGCGCCGCTACGGTTTGTCCTACGAAGAGGCAGGCCTGGCTAAAAGGCAGGGAGGACTGCCCGACAATTATGCCGTCGATGTCCTCGAACCCTTTAAGCGGGCCATGGTTCAGCAGATTGCCCGATCGTTGCAATTTTTCGTTTCGTCGAGCGCCAATAGAGGGATCGACAGCCTGATACTGGCCGGCGGCTGCGCTTCCATTCCCGGAATCGATAAGCTTGCCGAGCAAAGCTTGGGCGTACCGGCTTATATTGCCAATCCTTTTATCAACATGGCCCTGTCCAGCAAAGTAAAGCCTCAAGCTCTGAGTAACGATGCGCCGGCCATGATGATTGCATGCGGCCTTGCTTTGAGGAGTTTTGAATAA